From the Trifolium pratense cultivar HEN17-A07 linkage group LG4, ARS_RC_1.1, whole genome shotgun sequence genome, the window TACTTTTAGTCTCGATAAAATACACTTCTAGTCAGTTCTCAATAAAATTACATTCGTACGTACTATCATACTAACAGTGACATGTTTAATTCTTAAAATCATCTATTTGAGAGGCATTCTaatttgtatataaaaaaaatgaatattatgCTATCGACTTGAGAATTAATCTTATAGCAGGTTCAAAGGGATTAAACGTGAGGATTCTTTGAAGCACTTGCCGTAGATCAACGAACCTAATTATTGAgggttagaaaaaaaaaatattacattcaTGTTTAATCTCTCATTCAGTGATTTTAAGGACTAAATATAGattaaaatttttatcaaaatcacCGAATAGAGAATTAaacatgaatttatttattttttggttgaaattgaacttgataaaaagtaaataattaaCCAAAGTACTTTTTGGGAAAATTTGAGGCTTACAGTGTACTTATTGGGCTTGGATGTGAGATTTTCATTTTTGCATGTTGGGGCATAAATGTTATATAAATCAATGAATGCAAGATCCAAAGTAACTTCATCAGCAATTGCATTGCATTCACTTGTGAGATTATTATCTGATGAGAAATCACAAATGTTTTTGTTGATAGCATAAGCTGCTCTGTCTGAGATGATAGCATGACTTGCAAGATAATCATACATTCCTGTTGAGTCTGTATCATCATTGATTACTGCATTCCCTATCTgcaaaatattaagaaaataaatgcacataatataaaactaataataattttttttaatcctttttaTTAATTgactaatttatattattttgcaCTCACTCATTCCTaaataatttgtatttttaatgtGGAAATGGAAAAAGAAGATAGATTTGCAAATTGTTAcacaagttaattttttttctttgttttcaagcttttgaactttgaattatatgttgttttataGCAAGAAAACCAATTAGCATTTTGACAACTCAATACTATTACTAGCACCTATATGGTCCACAAAGGACCAAAACCATGCTTGGGTCCATGACATAATCAGGGCGCGTCgaataattatattttccattttactcttccgctacttaagtaatgaatattataagaataataaatttttataaatgtcATCTGCTACTTAAATAACAAACATTATAAAGGTAGAATGTTTTGAGGGATGTCCGCTACCTAAATAACGGACGAAAATAGTTTGATAATTTCGtagtacaaataaaaaatagagtaaGGAGACAAAAGTAAATcgagtttaatattttttcccCAAGATGTCTCATAGCTCAAACAAGGAAGAGCCCAAAGTTTGACTCATAAAAAAGGAAGTGCCCAAAGGGACCATTTATCATAACAACTCCTTTATatttaaacacatttttttcctttttatttttttggtgaaataatattttctttcttatataCCTTTtatgttactattatttttctaatatttcaTGATCAATCATTCATCCCATCTCTTactttctctcttttattttatttttcaaaaaactttttctttctattttctctTATACCTCTCACACACAAATAATCCAAAAGAAGTTAATAAGCCAATCATGAGccataaataaactaaaatgttGGACCCACCCAAAATGAAGTGGCCTGACCATGGACCAATAGAATTATGAAAACAGCCAATTTTATGCATTCTATCTCTATCATCATTGAAACAACAAGAATTTTCTCCACTTTTGAAAAAGGTTATTCAAAATGTTGGCCTTAGTAAGAGCatctttgaatttatttttatgaaatgataataatatttgaaagatttTACAAAATAACTCTTTTTTAAACATACAAACATTAGTAATTAGTATATTTAgtttttgttaattatattGAAGATGTAAATCGAAATTTTGATCTCCTTACCACTTTACCACTTTACTTTATAATCATCCACTAACAATTATTATATCTCACATTTTACAGAAATAATTCGTGatatccataatttttttttatataaaaattaatttcaaaatgttGTTAGTATAAAAAGttttacatattcaataaaCTTTCATATTTTAGACGTTAAAAgtaattgtgattaaaattaaacattCTAAATAATTTGACGATTctaattaatttaaaagtataaaaattttacattaaaatatatatgaattacatatttttcttaattatctTTTTGCAAATTAAAGCTTGATTATAAACTATAGTGTGTGTATATAAAATAGGggaataattaattaagaagGAGGAAGTGACATACCAAGATTCCTTTGAGGTTAATGATTGTCTTTGCCTTTTTGTTATGATAGAGAATGGTATGAGCAAGTTGAGGAACATAATGTCCAGCATAACTTTCTCCAGAAATATAGAAATCTCTATTTTTATATTCTGGAAATCTTTCCAACCaatttaccaaaaataaatagttgAGTGTAGCTGTTCTCTTGTCTCCATTGATATCATAATCTGATGATTTATTTGAATAAGAAAATCCTACTCCAACAGGTGACTCCAAGAACAAAACATTTGCAGCTTCAAAATCACCCAATTGACTCATTAACTAGTTAGATATATAtacttaataattaatataatttattttgttatatatattacTCCTTCTGatccttattataaaaaataaattaatttttaattcattaaacTATTAATCTATTTAGTCTATAATATCGACGAAATATATCACATAGTcaataaacttataaaataattaatttcttaTAATAATGATGAGTAAAcagtaaataaaaatagaatttcataattttatatatatatatgtaccatGGTTCCATGAGTATCTATTTTGGTGTAGTGTTTTGCCATCACTGTTTACTCTGAAAGGTCCCAATTCTTGCATTGCTCCATAGGCCAGAGATGAACATCCGGGacctaaaaattgaaaaaataatatactaaTTAGCCACAATGATTAACATTTAATTGtaagtttaattattattattattattattattatcatcatcattattattattatcattattattattattattattattattattattattattattattattatttatgtttgtgcCCACAAGCATGATGTTGTTACCCTACCAATTAACAACCACATGGCTCCCAATTTGATAAAATATGTTGACCAAACTCATCACTATAGACTATAGTGagccatttatttatttattattatacatgTGCACAATACTTTTTTGTACTAGCTAGTACTGTATTATTCATATAAACTTATGTATGGTGTACTTTATATTCACGGAAAATATTTACATTgcattcaagaaaaaaaattaaattacactttataaaaaaaaattaaaataatattacttttattttgacaaattaaattattgttagCTTTTTTATTGTTGTCATACATCAATTCTTAACAATCTCAATGAATCTAACTAGAGTTCTTTGTTGATAATTAAGAGCATTAATAATTGATGTAACACCTTCATGAAAAACAATAATGTATTGACAAAGAGAGATGATAGTGAAGGAAAAGTAGAAAAGTCTATATTGGATGTATTTAGCAAGTATTATTGGCCATGTTCTTTAGGATATTTCTATGGTACATATTTATTCAGCTGTAAATGATGTTTCCCTTAAAATGTGATAAAGAAGAGACAAAGAGAGATATTTCACATGTGCATGCCCAGTGTCCACACATTTTATAAgatttcaaattaaataaaccacaaaaaagttttcaattaattttaggATACTTCAACATGAAGTACTTCAACAACCAACAAGATGCATTGTAAAGAAAGAAAGACTAATTAAATGCTTAAATTgtagaaaaatattaacatgcGTCATCAGGATACATATAATATATGATAAGAAATTTAATATAACaatgttttacaatttttttaaaatttaagtttgattttaaattttttagcggTGTCCTTAAAATACATATTAGCAAGttgtttaaatttaataataatataagtaatttttttttacctccattgagccaaagaagaagaggaagTGTTTCTTTAGATTGTTGAGcttcaacaaaataataataaaaggcACTACCAGCAGACTTATCCAATGTGATATACCCTCCATATTGAGAGAATTTCACAAAGGGTTGTCCTGGAAGACTCTTAATCCTATCCTTCTCTTTAAGTCCTTCTTGAGAATGAACAATAGCTTCTTCATACACAATATCTTGTACCTCAAATTCACTTTTATCAATTTGTGAATTTACTCTATATTTTTCTTTGTGAAGATTGTCAAGAGCTTTAACTTGTTTGTTTCCATGAATTTCAATCACAAAGTGTGAAAAAATGAGAAAAGATATAAGAAGAGAAGAACTAATTATTTTGCtcattgtgtattttttttgtagtgtttCTCGATGGAGATTCATAAGGAGAGTGAaggtatatatttatatatatgaaggtgagaatttaaaagtaaaaatgcgGATATTATGAGGTATATAAATCCAAAAGTAGCTAGCTGTTTTTGTGTAACTAAAATAGAGAATAATTGTAAAatggattattattttttgaagttttttttttttgacaaatattattttttgaagttaGGAAACCAAGAAGGGGTGAGATTGGTTAGCCCCCCCAAAATTGATATGATAAGGATATGGACCAAATTGAACATTAAGGATTTGTTATTGGCCACCTCAATCATGTTAGGCCATGTGAAAAAATGgattttattagaaatatatattatagaacTATTAATGTGTGAATGTGTATTCTTCACTCTTTTGAGTC encodes:
- the LOC123919814 gene encoding serine carboxypeptidase-like 40, producing the protein MNLHRETLQKKYTMSKIISSSLLISFLIFSHFVIEIHGNKQVKALDNLHKEKYRVNSQIDKSEFEVQDIVYEEAIVHSQEGLKEKDRIKSLPGQPFVKFSQYGGYITLDKSAGSAFYYYFVEAQQSKETLPLLLWLNGGPGCSSLAYGAMQELGPFRVNSDGKTLHQNRYSWNHAANVLFLESPVGVGFSYSNKSSDYDINGDKRTATLNYLFLVNWLERFPEYKNRDFYISGESYAGHYVPQLAHTILYHNKKAKTIINLKGILIGNAVINDDTDSTGMYDYLASHAIISDRAAYAINKNICDFSSDNNLTSECNAIADEVTLDLAFIDLYNIYAPTCKNENLTSKPNKYTIVNDPCGEFYVYGYLNREDVQEALHANVTKLKYEWSPCSSVIRHWVDSASTVLPLLHEFLNNGLRVWIFSGDTDGRVPVTSTKYSIKKLNLPVKNNWHPWLSYGEVGGYTEVYKGGLTFATVRQAGHQVPSYQPARALTLIKHFLDGTPLPAPKLKN